Genomic DNA from Desulfovibrio desulfuricans:
ATTCTGTTTCCGGCCTGCGGGTCGGAGCGGATATTGAAATGGCCGGGGTGCCGGTGGGCCGCGTGGTAAGCATTAGCCTTGACCCGGACCCGGTGCGCAATCAGGCTGTAGTGCGCCTGCGGCTCGACAAAGACCTGAAACTTTCGGATGACAGCATCGCCTCCATCCTCACTAGCGGGCTTATCGGCGACAAATACGTCAGCCTTTCGCGCGGTGGGTCGGGGCATATCCTTGCGGCTGGCGACACAATTACTGAAACGGAATCCGCCGTTGACCTCGGTTCCCTCATCGGCAAGTACG
This window encodes:
- the mlaD gene encoding outer membrane lipid asymmetry maintenance protein MlaD — protein: MSTVRETAVGLFVLFGLVCVAYLTIKLGKMEVFSQQGFELSANFDSVSGLRVGADIEMAGVPVGRVVSISLDPDPVRNQAVVRLRLDKDLKLSDDSIASILTSGLIGDKYVSLSRGGSGHILAAGDTITETESAVDLGSLIGKYAFGGVK